In a genomic window of Roseiflexus castenholzii DSM 13941:
- a CDS encoding FGGY-family carbohydrate kinase yields the protein MADDLLLGIDVGTTNIKALIFTTNGALAASASIATPTERPQPGWAEHDPSALWQAVVDVIRRALASIDDPRRVRGLAVASVGEAGVLVDASGAPLTPIIAWYDRRTAPYVQRWNVHDDPLETFRLTGMLPVPIYGVFKLQWLRDYEPDGYAAATTWLHVADYIAFRLCGARATDYSLASRSMLFDLRARRWSDVLIDRAGLRGDLLPEPVASGTRIGVVTPEAAAATGLAPGTVVGAGGHDHVCGALAADVRRAGDCLDSMGTAEAAFLPLDDVPLDERLFIANVSSWTHVTFGAHVARDRYYVMDGLFSSGAAVEWMRGIVAPGASLHTAVAEIEALAVAAPPGSLGVLFLPHLTAGERGAFVGLTVSSGRAALARAVYEGLAFEWRHMLDHMEQMLGMRARTIRAIGGGTRLPVWMGIKAHVLGRPIQVLDIDESVALGAAALGGIAAGVYGSEDEAVGALRVCARTVAPDDALHALYERIYREAFLRLAPALAPVHTALNELEMP from the coding sequence ATGGCTGATGATCTGCTGCTGGGTATTGATGTTGGGACGACCAACATCAAGGCGCTTATCTTCACCACGAACGGCGCACTTGCGGCTTCCGCCAGCATTGCCACTCCCACCGAACGACCGCAGCCGGGCTGGGCGGAGCACGATCCCTCTGCTCTCTGGCAGGCAGTTGTCGATGTGATCCGTCGCGCGCTGGCATCCATCGACGATCCCCGGCGGGTGCGCGGGCTGGCAGTGGCAAGCGTCGGTGAAGCCGGCGTGCTGGTTGACGCGAGCGGTGCGCCGCTCACCCCGATCATCGCCTGGTATGATCGGCGCACTGCTCCGTATGTGCAACGCTGGAATGTGCATGATGATCCGTTGGAGACGTTTCGCCTGACCGGCATGCTGCCTGTGCCGATCTATGGAGTCTTCAAATTGCAATGGCTGCGCGACTATGAGCCGGATGGGTATGCCGCCGCGACAACCTGGCTGCACGTCGCCGATTATATCGCCTTTCGACTGTGCGGCGCGCGCGCAACCGATTACTCGCTGGCGTCGCGCAGCATGCTCTTCGACCTGCGCGCGCGCCGCTGGTCGGATGTGTTGATCGATCGCGCCGGGTTGCGCGGCGATCTGCTCCCTGAACCTGTGGCGAGCGGCACGCGCATCGGCGTGGTTACGCCGGAAGCGGCGGCGGCAACCGGGCTGGCGCCTGGAACGGTCGTCGGCGCCGGCGGGCACGACCATGTGTGCGGTGCGCTGGCAGCCGACGTGCGCCGCGCTGGCGATTGTCTCGACTCGATGGGCACAGCGGAAGCGGCGTTTCTGCCGCTCGATGATGTTCCGCTCGATGAGCGTCTGTTTATTGCCAATGTGTCGTCCTGGACGCACGTGACCTTCGGTGCGCACGTGGCGCGCGACCGCTATTACGTGATGGACGGGTTGTTCAGCAGCGGCGCGGCGGTCGAATGGATGCGCGGCATTGTCGCGCCCGGCGCATCGCTCCACACAGCAGTGGCGGAGATCGAAGCGCTGGCAGTTGCGGCGCCGCCGGGCAGTCTGGGCGTGCTGTTCCTGCCGCATCTGACCGCCGGAGAGCGGGGGGCGTTCGTTGGCTTGACCGTCAGCAGCGGACGCGCCGCGCTGGCGCGCGCGGTCTATGAAGGTCTGGCGTTCGAGTGGCGGCACATGCTCGACCATATGGAGCAGATGCTGGGGATGCGCGCCAGGACGATCCGCGCAATCGGCGGCGGCACGCGCCTGCCGGTCTGGATGGGTATCAAAGCCCATGTGTTGGGGCGACCGATCCAGGTGCTGGATATCGACGAGAGCGTTGCTCTGGGCGCTGCGGCGCTTGGCGGGATCGCTGCGGGCGTCTACGGCAGTGAAGACGAAGCGGTCGGCGCGTTGCGGGTGTGCGCGCGAACGGTCGCGCCTGATGATGCGCTGCACGCGCTGTACGAGCGCATCTACCGTGAAGCGTTTCTGCGCCTGGCGCCGGCGCTGGCGCCGGTGCACACTGCGCTGAACGAACTGGAGATGCCATGA
- a CDS encoding nucleotidyltransferase domain-containing protein, whose protein sequence is MTLRFGLKESVIESICDVLARHPEVEKAIIYGSRAKGTYKYNSDIDLTLIGDDCLTFLALTNIMDELDDLLLPYMIDLSVLSHIGDPDVIDHIQRVGTVFYERKKSECDGMG, encoded by the coding sequence ATGACGCTGCGATTTGGCTTGAAAGAGTCGGTCATTGAAAGCATCTGCGATGTCCTCGCCCGTCATCCTGAGGTCGAGAAGGCGATCATTTACGGTTCACGCGCCAAAGGGACGTACAAGTACAACTCGGATATCGATCTGACACTCATCGGCGATGACTGCCTGACCTTTCTGGCGCTCACAAACATAATGGACGAACTCGACGACCTTTTGCTCCCTTACATGATCGACCTTTCCGTGCTGAGCCACATTGGCGATCCTGATGTTATCGACCACATTCAGCGTGTTGGGACCGTCTTCTACGAACGGAAGAAGTCTGAATGCGACGGGATGGGTTAG
- the mutL gene encoding DNA mismatch repair endonuclease MutL produces MPIRVLDATVAAQIAAGEVIERPASVVRELVENALDAGARRIVVEARGGGLREIRVQDDGCGIPADEVELAFARHATSKLSTADDLWSIATLGFRGEALPSIAAVAQVICVTRAAGADVGVELRIAGGEVQAIMPRGCSPGTTISVRNLFYNTPVRRDFLRSDAAESAAITSVVTQYALAYPEVRFSLVIDGRATLQTSGNGDLRAATIEIYGLDVARQLLAIDAAVGEGVDLVQVRGLVSPPGLTRSSRAAIHLFINRRAIQPRGQIAIVLEEAYHTLLMKGRHPMAILNITVHPAAVDVNVHPTKSEVKFRNTTQVMSVLGRAVRTALLESGVRPWEEPGVPASLDTAQRRFELRRLGTSPESAWDAPSWMTAGDKHGEIPAMDDRRAVGQSSAWEREPAPPDAQLITHASKLPPLRIVGQIAQSYIVAESPDGMYLIDQHAAHERITYERLMAQRGAGAIERQELLIPQVIDLPPTAQDVLLDAADRLAEWGFAVEPFGRSLRIRAIPAVLYPGDLATALLEIADHLSGRGGTTPHDWREALLITLSCHTSVRSGQTLSFDEMRGLVLQLERCSSPRTCPHGRPTMILLTTTQIERQFGRIK; encoded by the coding sequence ATGCCGATACGGGTGCTCGATGCAACCGTTGCTGCGCAGATCGCCGCTGGCGAAGTAATCGAACGTCCGGCGTCAGTCGTGCGCGAACTGGTCGAAAATGCGCTCGATGCCGGGGCGCGCCGCATTGTCGTGGAAGCGCGCGGCGGCGGGTTGCGCGAGATCCGGGTGCAGGACGACGGGTGCGGCATTCCTGCCGATGAAGTCGAACTGGCGTTTGCGCGCCACGCAACCTCGAAACTATCCACAGCCGATGATCTCTGGTCGATTGCAACGCTTGGCTTTCGCGGTGAAGCGCTCCCGTCAATCGCGGCAGTGGCGCAGGTAATCTGCGTTACTCGCGCTGCCGGCGCCGACGTGGGCGTCGAACTGCGGATTGCCGGCGGCGAGGTGCAGGCGATTATGCCACGCGGATGCTCGCCAGGCACGACAATCAGTGTACGCAACCTGTTCTACAATACGCCGGTGCGGCGCGATTTCCTCCGTTCCGACGCCGCCGAGTCCGCCGCGATTACGTCCGTCGTCACGCAGTATGCGCTTGCCTACCCCGAAGTGCGCTTCAGCCTCGTCATCGACGGGCGTGCCACGCTTCAGACCAGCGGCAACGGCGATCTGCGCGCCGCCACAATCGAGATTTACGGGCTTGATGTTGCGCGCCAGTTGCTGGCAATCGATGCTGCCGTCGGCGAGGGTGTCGATCTGGTCCAGGTGCGTGGGTTGGTGTCGCCGCCGGGGCTGACCCGCAGTTCACGCGCGGCTATCCACCTGTTCATCAATCGTCGCGCTATTCAACCGCGCGGGCAGATTGCAATTGTGCTCGAAGAGGCATATCACACGCTGCTGATGAAAGGTCGCCATCCTATGGCGATTTTGAACATCACGGTGCATCCCGCAGCGGTCGATGTCAATGTCCATCCAACCAAGAGCGAGGTCAAATTCCGCAATACGACGCAGGTGATGAGCGTACTGGGGCGAGCGGTGCGCACCGCGCTCCTGGAAAGCGGCGTGCGTCCCTGGGAAGAACCAGGCGTCCCTGCATCGCTCGACACGGCGCAGCGCCGCTTTGAACTGCGGCGCCTGGGAACATCCCCCGAAAGCGCCTGGGATGCGCCATCCTGGATGACGGCGGGCGATAAGCACGGGGAAATACCGGCGATGGACGACCGGCGCGCTGTTGGGCAGAGCAGCGCGTGGGAGCGTGAGCCGGCGCCACCCGACGCACAACTCATCACGCACGCCTCGAAATTGCCGCCGTTGCGGATCGTCGGACAGATCGCCCAATCCTACATTGTCGCCGAGTCGCCGGATGGGATGTATCTCATCGATCAGCACGCTGCGCACGAACGCATCACCTACGAGCGGTTGATGGCGCAACGGGGCGCCGGCGCGATTGAACGCCAGGAACTGCTGATCCCGCAGGTGATCGATCTGCCGCCGACGGCGCAGGACGTGCTGCTGGATGCCGCCGACCGGTTGGCGGAGTGGGGGTTTGCTGTCGAACCATTCGGGCGCAGCCTGCGCATTCGCGCTATTCCGGCAGTGCTCTATCCCGGCGATCTGGCGACAGCACTGCTCGAAATCGCCGATCACCTGAGCGGTCGTGGCGGAACAACGCCACACGACTGGCGTGAGGCGCTGCTGATCACCCTCTCGTGCCATACCTCGGTGCGCAGCGGGCAAACCCTCTCGTTCGACGAAATGCGCGGATTGGTGCTGCAACTGGAGCGCTGCTCATCGCCACGCACCTGTCCCCACGGTCGTCCGACGATGATTCTGCTGACGACGACCCAGATCGAGCGCCAGTTCGGCAGGATTAAGTAG
- a CDS encoding Stp1/IreP family PP2C-type Ser/Thr phosphatase, translated as MKLRHSARTDVGRTRDHNEDDFGVGEGAGVAQHGELLVVCDGMGGHAAGEVASRLGVETILSAYYSDNSPDRVDVLRRAFERANERIHAEGRGAMGTTGVAALFYKGMLHVANVGDSRAYLIRNDDICQISRDHSLVGEQVAAGVITADQAKSSYYRNVITRALGYQPEVQVDLFHLPLQVGDTIVLCSDGLHGLVSDEEIGAIARSMPLADAVDRLIDLANERGGTDNITTIIAHVDELDNAATFADLSDAARTTVEFPAPTTAATIEFPATASLTPAVAEPATIRTAPLPVAPPPAPPPVAAPDPRDTPAPRRMHWIGATLATVLFTGLVFVTLFVAYPSVLAPGQESPALPETSPTAAPTQAPPTATLPPPTQPPTEAPAILPVATETPVPTASPAPTTTPSPVATGTPTPTVAPAITATPGASPSTPIATATRTPIPLTLPTRTP; from the coding sequence ATGAAACTGCGCCACAGCGCTCGCACCGATGTCGGCAGAACGCGGGATCACAACGAAGATGATTTTGGCGTCGGCGAAGGCGCAGGAGTCGCTCAGCACGGCGAGTTGCTGGTCGTCTGCGACGGAATGGGGGGACACGCTGCCGGCGAGGTTGCCAGCCGCCTCGGCGTCGAAACCATCCTCAGCGCCTACTATAGCGACAATTCCCCGGATCGGGTCGATGTGCTGCGTCGGGCGTTCGAGCGCGCCAATGAGCGCATCCATGCTGAAGGGCGCGGCGCGATGGGCACTACCGGCGTCGCGGCGCTGTTCTACAAAGGCATGCTGCACGTCGCCAACGTCGGCGATAGCCGCGCATACCTGATCCGCAACGACGACATCTGCCAGATTTCACGCGACCACTCGCTCGTCGGCGAGCAGGTGGCGGCTGGCGTCATCACTGCCGACCAGGCAAAATCCAGTTACTACCGCAATGTCATTACTCGCGCGCTGGGGTATCAACCGGAGGTGCAAGTCGATCTGTTCCACCTGCCGTTGCAGGTCGGTGATACGATTGTGCTCTGCTCCGACGGGTTGCACGGGCTGGTCAGCGATGAGGAGATCGGTGCAATTGCCCGCTCGATGCCCCTTGCCGACGCGGTTGATCGCTTGATCGACCTGGCAAACGAGCGCGGCGGCACGGACAATATCACGACGATCATTGCGCACGTCGATGAACTCGATAATGCGGCAACCTTCGCTGACCTATCGGATGCCGCCCGCACAACGGTTGAATTTCCGGCGCCAACGACGGCGGCGACCATTGAATTTCCGGCAACTGCCAGCCTGACGCCGGCAGTTGCTGAGCCTGCGACGATTCGCACGGCGCCGCTGCCCGTTGCGCCTCCCCCCGCCCCTCCGCCGGTTGCGGCGCCTGATCCGCGCGATACGCCCGCGCCACGGCGAATGCACTGGATCGGCGCAACACTTGCTACCGTTCTGTTTACCGGGCTGGTGTTTGTGACTCTGTTCGTTGCCTATCCATCCGTGCTGGCGCCGGGGCAGGAAAGCCCCGCTTTGCCTGAAACGTCGCCTACTGCCGCGCCAACCCAGGCGCCGCCAACCGCTACCCTGCCCCCTCCGACCCAACCGCCAACCGAAGCCCCCGCCATTCTTCCGGTTGCAACCGAAACCCCCGTGCCGACTGCATCGCCAGCGCCGACGACAACGCCTTCTCCGGTCGCTACCGGTACGCCAACGCCCACGGTTGCGCCGGCCATCACCGCCACGCCGGGTGCGTCGCCATCCACGCCGATCGCAACGGCGACCCGCACGCCCATTCCGCTGACGTTGCCGACGCGCACGCCGTAA
- a CDS encoding DUF952 domain-containing protein, whose translation MSARIIFHMAPAERWTMWPAHEPYVPAEFAVDGFVHCTEGEELMVRVANALYRGTPGDFVLLVIDVERLTVPVRWERPAGTPLAPLFPHIYGPINPEAIVEVRRIERDVDGAFLL comes from the coding sequence ATGAGCGCAAGGATTATCTTCCATATGGCGCCGGCTGAACGTTGGACGATGTGGCCCGCGCACGAACCCTATGTTCCGGCAGAGTTTGCGGTGGATGGGTTCGTGCACTGCACCGAGGGCGAAGAACTGATGGTGCGCGTCGCCAATGCGCTGTATCGTGGGACGCCGGGCGATTTTGTGCTGCTGGTCATCGATGTCGAACGGTTGACCGTGCCAGTGCGCTGGGAGCGTCCTGCTGGCACACCCCTGGCGCCGCTCTTCCCTCACATCTACGGACCGATCAACCCAGAGGCGATTGTCGAGGTGCGGCGTATCGAGCGCGACGTTGACGGTGCATTTCTGCTATAA
- the fabG gene encoding 3-oxoacyl-ACP reductase FabG has product MRLKDKVAIVTGAGHGIGKATAIAFAREGARVAVVDINMAGAEATVAEITRQDGRAIAVQADVSQAASVESMVETVLAWGGRIDVLLNNAGITRDARLVKMTEQQWDAVINVNLKGVWLCARAVAPHMTAQGSGSIINVSSIVGLYGNFGQSNYAATKGGVIAMTKTWARELGPSGVRVNAVTPGFIATEMISTIPEKVIHTVQERTPLRRLGKPEEVAAVYIFLASDDSSFVTGSVIQVDGGLLW; this is encoded by the coding sequence ATGCGCCTGAAAGATAAGGTGGCAATTGTGACCGGTGCGGGCCACGGCATTGGCAAAGCGACTGCGATTGCCTTCGCGCGCGAGGGCGCGCGCGTTGCCGTCGTCGATATCAATATGGCCGGCGCCGAGGCGACGGTGGCTGAAATTACCAGACAGGACGGACGCGCGATCGCCGTCCAGGCCGATGTCTCTCAGGCGGCATCGGTGGAGTCGATGGTTGAGACGGTGCTGGCATGGGGTGGGCGGATCGATGTGCTGCTCAATAATGCCGGCATTACGCGCGATGCGCGCCTGGTGAAAATGACCGAACAACAGTGGGACGCCGTGATCAATGTCAATCTCAAAGGCGTCTGGCTGTGTGCGCGAGCAGTGGCGCCGCATATGACCGCGCAGGGCAGCGGGTCGATTATCAATGTCAGCTCGATTGTCGGTCTGTACGGCAACTTTGGTCAGTCGAACTATGCTGCCACCAAAGGTGGCGTCATTGCGATGACCAAGACCTGGGCGCGTGAACTTGGTCCCTCCGGTGTGCGTGTCAATGCGGTGACTCCTGGCTTTATCGCCACTGAGATGATCAGTACAATTCCCGAAAAGGTGATCCATACGGTTCAGGAACGCACGCCGCTGCGTCGCCTTGGCAAGCCGGAAGAGGTCGCCGCCGTGTACATCTTCCTCGCATCGGACGACTCGAGTTTCGTTACCGGTTCGGTCATTCAGGTAGACGGCGGTTTGCTCTGGTAG
- a CDS encoding PHA/PHB synthase family protein yields the protein MTTSPETTLFPVDPATVAKNLYAEVERLGKAYEMGVKIATGKQRAKVAQTPKEAIWTLNKTTLYHYYPQAPAEKRKRVPLLLVFALINKPYIFDLRPGNSFVEYMVQQGYDVYLVDWGAPGPEDAHLTFDDYALEYLPRAVRRMQMHSGQRDFSMLGWCIGATLAAIYAAMRPDDGLRNLILLTAPIDFSNKGAMGPFPKWLKEEYFNLDAILEQTGNYPGEMIDVGSKLLKPVENLVGNYLRLLDNLDDPKIVESWQAMNTWVSDGVPFAGAAYRQLVVDLYRENRLMNGTWIMRGRPVNLGDIKASLLNIIARQDHIVPPCQSETILDRVSSIDKHQIIMPGGHIGIMAGSGARRGLWPQIDAWLADRSI from the coding sequence ATGACGACGTCGCCTGAGACGACGCTCTTTCCCGTAGATCCGGCGACAGTGGCGAAGAACCTGTACGCCGAAGTTGAACGTTTGGGGAAAGCCTATGAAATGGGCGTCAAGATCGCCACGGGAAAACAACGGGCAAAGGTGGCGCAGACGCCAAAAGAGGCGATCTGGACGCTCAATAAGACCACTCTGTATCATTACTACCCGCAGGCGCCGGCGGAGAAGCGCAAACGGGTGCCGTTGCTGCTCGTCTTTGCGTTGATCAATAAGCCCTACATCTTCGACCTGCGCCCAGGCAACAGCTTCGTCGAATACATGGTTCAGCAGGGGTACGACGTCTACCTGGTCGATTGGGGCGCCCCCGGTCCAGAAGATGCGCACCTGACGTTCGATGATTATGCGCTCGAGTATCTGCCGCGTGCGGTGCGCCGCATGCAGATGCACAGCGGGCAGCGCGATTTCAGTATGCTCGGTTGGTGCATCGGTGCAACGCTTGCAGCGATCTATGCGGCAATGCGCCCGGACGACGGTCTGCGCAATCTGATCCTGCTGACGGCGCCGATTGATTTTTCCAACAAGGGCGCGATGGGTCCGTTTCCCAAGTGGCTGAAGGAGGAATATTTCAACCTCGACGCCATTCTGGAGCAGACGGGCAACTACCCTGGCGAAATGATCGATGTCGGCAGCAAACTGCTCAAGCCGGTCGAAAATCTGGTTGGTAATTACCTGCGCTTGCTCGATAACCTCGATGACCCGAAGATCGTCGAGTCGTGGCAGGCGATGAATACCTGGGTGAGCGATGGGGTGCCGTTTGCTGGCGCTGCCTATCGTCAACTGGTCGTCGATCTCTACCGCGAAAATCGGTTGATGAACGGTACCTGGATCATGCGCGGGCGCCCGGTCAACCTGGGAGACATCAAAGCGTCGCTGCTCAACATTATCGCGCGGCAGGATCATATCGTCCCGCCGTGCCAGTCGGAAACCATCCTGGATCGCGTGAGCAGCATCGATAAACATCAGATCATTATGCCAGGCGGTCATATCGGTATTATGGCTGGCAGCGGGGCGCGTCGTGGTCTGTGGCCGCAAATCGATGCCTGGCTCGCCGATCGATCGATCTAA
- a CDS encoding carboxypeptidase-like regulatory domain-containing protein — translation MTDGAGRGVAGATVQAGAQSAATDAEGFYTMTDLPAGVYTLTVSAPGCTIAPVQRTVTVPPDGINHDFNAICLTERVVLPLIVR, via the coding sequence GTGACCGACGGGGCGGGGCGCGGCGTGGCGGGCGCGACGGTGCAGGCAGGTGCGCAGAGCGCCGCGACGGATGCTGAGGGGTTCTATACGATGACCGATCTCCCGGCTGGCGTCTACACACTTACCGTCAGTGCGCCAGGCTGCACGATTGCGCCTGTTCAGCGCACAGTGACCGTGCCGCCCGATGGGATCAACCACGATTTCAACGCCATCTGCCTGACTGAGCGCGTGGTTCTGCCATTGATAGTACGGTGA
- a CDS encoding carboxypeptidase-like regulatory domain-containing protein, translated as MPHAGHSEPFASLRVNSARNLSGSRTTPRFARGDHAGWSQVIGITGEFWLSDGTTEGTVQVLPEPAFARAMICGQAFITSQTDLYVLLLNPDRCTISGCVTDNAGRGVVGATVRAGAQSATTDADGFYTLSGLPMGTYTLTAALSIYQITSVSRTVTVSSDVSGQDFSAVPLAHLSHQRARDRRGGARRGGRDGAGRCAERRDGC; from the coding sequence ATGCCGCATGCTGGTCATTCCGAGCCCTTCGCTTCGCTCAGGGTAAACTCAGCGAGGAATCTGAGCGGGTCGCGCACGACCCCTCGCTTTGCTCGGGGTGACCATGCCGGGTGGTCACAGGTCATTGGTATAACAGGCGAATTCTGGCTCTCAGACGGGACTACCGAGGGAACTGTCCAGGTTCTGCCGGAACCGGCATTCGCCCGCGCGATGATCTGCGGTCAGGCATTTATAACGTCGCAGACCGACCTGTACGTCCTTCTCCTGAATCCCGATCGCTGCACGATCAGCGGGTGCGTGACCGACAACGCCGGGCGCGGCGTGGTGGGTGCGACGGTGCGGGCAGGCGCGCAGAGCGCCACCACCGATGCCGACGGGTTCTACACGCTGAGCGGGCTGCCGATGGGAACCTACACCCTCACTGCGGCGCTGAGCATCTATCAGATCACGTCGGTCAGTCGCACCGTGACGGTCAGCAGCGACGTGAGCGGGCAGGATTTCAGCGCTGTGCCGCTCGCTCACCTATCGCATCAGCGGGCGCGTGACCGACGGGGCGGGGCGCGGCGTGGCGGGCGCGACGGTGCAGGCAGGTGCGCAGAGCGCCGCGACGGATGCTGA
- a CDS encoding metal-dependent transcriptional regulator: MMADTTRHARARRKPGDAGPTEKMREYLEVIYYLAARGEPVISARLAEWMHVTPPTVADMVSRMEDRGYIVRDGRGEILLTDEGFRLAEAMVRRHRILERFLVDVMGMQWHEIHEEAVRLEHALSPRLEERIEELVGEATTCPHGNPIPGRCDVYAGTVRLDQATPGGVFTLRRIAEEAEEDTVLIRYLQNSHLVPGEQFAVIDVSPVYGVTLQRDDRQITLSPQIAAYLWGDVTPT, from the coding sequence ATGATGGCTGACACAACTCGACACGCCAGAGCACGACGCAAACCGGGCGACGCCGGACCAACCGAAAAGATGCGCGAGTATCTGGAGGTTATCTATTACCTGGCGGCGCGTGGCGAACCGGTTATCAGCGCGCGGTTGGCGGAATGGATGCATGTGACCCCCCCAACTGTCGCCGATATGGTGAGCCGTATGGAGGATCGCGGCTATATCGTGCGCGATGGGCGCGGTGAGATTTTGCTGACCGACGAAGGGTTTCGTCTGGCGGAAGCCATGGTACGGCGACACCGCATTCTGGAGCGTTTCCTCGTCGATGTGATGGGCATGCAGTGGCACGAAATTCACGAGGAAGCGGTGCGCCTCGAACACGCGCTCTCGCCGCGTCTGGAAGAACGGATCGAGGAACTGGTCGGCGAGGCGACCACGTGCCCGCACGGCAATCCCATTCCTGGACGTTGCGACGTCTATGCCGGCACGGTGCGCCTCGATCAGGCGACTCCTGGCGGCGTCTTTACCCTGCGGCGCATCGCGGAAGAGGCAGAAGAAGATACGGTGCTGATTCGGTACTTACAGAACAGCCATCTGGTGCCGGGTGAGCAGTTTGCTGTGATTGATGTCTCTCCGGTGTACGGCGTCACGCTTCAACGCGATGACCGGCAGATTACCCTTTCGCCGCAGATCGCCGCCTACCTCTGGGGCGACGTGACGCCTACTTAA
- a CDS encoding ELWxxDGT repeat protein: MHRSHHRTCPLLSLALIAIVALLPLLVPASVASASEPVLVKSFQKAYDVNWHDSVVINGVFFFIANDGIHGPELWRSDGTTDGTRLVKDIRPGVDGADLSRFHVVGDVLFFVANDGVHGHELWRSDGTTDGTFMVECQ, encoded by the coding sequence ATGCATCGCAGCCATCATCGCACTTGCCCGCTTCTTTCGCTCGCACTCATCGCCATCGTCGCTCTTCTTCCCCTGCTTGTGCCGGCGTCCGTCGCTTCTGCAAGTGAACCTGTTCTGGTGAAGTCGTTCCAGAAAGCGTATGATGTCAATTGGCACGACTCTGTAGTAATCAACGGTGTGTTTTTCTTCATCGCCAATGATGGAATCCATGGTCCTGAGTTGTGGCGCAGCGACGGCACAACCGACGGCACGCGCCTGGTGAAGGACATCCGCCCCGGCGTTGATGGCGCCGATCTCTCGCGGTTCCACGTCGTCGGCGATGTTCTCTTCTTTGTCGCCAATGATGGGGTTCACGGACACGAATTATGGCGCAGCGACGGCACAACCGACGGCACGTTCATGGTCGAATGCCAATGA